The following DNA comes from Occultella kanbiaonis.
GGCGGCTCCGGTGGCGCCGACCGCGGCCACGATGTCCGTGGTGGTGCGCGGACCGGTGGGCGCCTCCACGCGCAGGGTGATCGAGTAGCTCGGGCTGGGGAGGGCCATCATCGGTCCAATCTCTCGCGATTCGGATTCACACTTCCACTTAGTGGAAGCATAGGCGATACTGGGATCTGACGGAAGCAGGTTTCACGCCGGGCCCAGCGATAGGAGAAGGTAGGGACATGGAGAGCACACCGTCGACGGAGACGACCCAGCCGGAGCCCCGGGAGAAGGTCGCGAGCGGCCAGGTGCAGTCCGTGGACCGCGCGATCGAGCTGCTGGAACTGATGGCGGATGCCGGCGGAGAGGCGGCGCTGTCCGAGCTCGCGGCCAGCACCGGGCTGCCGCTGCCGACGATCCACCGGCTGATGCGCACGCTCCTGTCCCGCGGGTACGTGCGTCAGCTGCCCTCGCGGCGCTACACCCTCGGGCCCCGTCTGATCCGCCTCGGCGAAAGTGCCGGACGCCAGCTCGGGGCCGGCGCCCGCCCCTACCTGACCGCCCTCGCGGCAGAGCTCGGCGAGACCGCGAACCTGGCCATGATCGACCGCGACATGGCGGTGTACGTGGCCCAGGCGGCATCCCGCCACTCGATGCGGATGTTCACCGAGGTGGGCCGCCGGGTGTTCACCCACGCGACCGGCGTGGGCAAGGCCGTCCTGGCCCAGCTGCCCGACGCCACCGTGCTGGAGATCGTGGCCCGGGTGGGCATGCCGGCCGCGACCCCCCAGACGATCACCGACCCACAGGCGCTCCTGGCCGAGCTCGCGAAGATCCGCGAGCGCGGCTATGCCATCGACGACGGCGAGCAGGAGATCGGGGTGCGCTGCTTCGCCGTCGGGGTGCCCGGCGCGCCCACGCCCACGGCGCTGTCCATCTCGGGACCGTCCGCACGCGTCGGCTACGACTTCGCCGAGACGGCGGTGCCGGTGCTGCAGCGCACCGCCGCCGACCTGGCCAAGGAACTCATCTCCCCCGCAGGCTGACCGGCTCACGGGCTACTCCTCGCAGACCGCTCGGACCTCGTCCCGGCTGGTGATCTCGCCGCTGGCGACCTTGCGCCGGACGACCTCGTACCGGTCGTCGGGGACCACCGGGACCTCCTCGCCGTCGGCGTCGACGACCTTGCCGCCCACCACCGAGTCCCCCTCTCGCAGCGACTGCAGGTCCACCTGCTTCAGCAGCCGCACCGAGGTACCGGCCACGAACACCGAGGAGTTGTCGGTGTTGCCGGCGCGGATGTGGTTGAAGACGATGTTCAGCAGCACGGCCATGAGCGCGGCGGAGCTGATCCCGGAGTGGAAGATGATCGTGAACCAGTCCGGGAACGCGTCGTAGAACGTCGGCTGGACCACGGGGATCAGGCCGAACGCCAGCGACACCGCGACGATGATCAGGTTCATGTTGTTCTCGTACCTGACCTTGGCCAGGGTTCGGATGCCCGCGGCGGCCACGGTCCCGAACAGCACCACGCCGGCCCCACCGAGCACCGGCGTGGGGATCGCCGCGACGACGCGACCCACCAGCGGGAACAGGCCGAGCACCACCAGGATCACGCCGCCGGCGCTGACCACGAACCGGCTCTTCACACCGGTGATGGCGACCAGCCCCACGTTCTGTGCGAACGCCGTCTGCGGGAAGGAGTTGAACACCGGCGCGACGGCGGAGGAGAGCATGTCCGCGCGCAGGCCGTCAGCGATCCGGCGCGAGTTCACCTTGGTCTTGACGACCTCACCGACGGCGAGGATGTCCGCCGTCGTCTCGGTCATCGTCACGATGATCACGATGAACATCGAGACGATGGCGGCGACGTCGAACGTCGGCCAGCCGAACGCGAACGGCGTCGGGAACGCCACCACGGCGCCGTCGCCGACGCCGGAGAAGTCCGCCATGCCGAGCACCGCGGCCACGATGGTGCCGATCACGATCGCGAGCAGGATGGACAGGCGGGACAGCGTCGCGCTGTTGACCTTGGACAGGATCAGCACGATGGCCAGGGTCAGCCCGGCCAGGCCGATGTTGGCCATGCTGCCGTAGCCCTCGGCCTCTGCGTTGCCGCCCATCGCCCAGTTCGCGGCCACCGGCATCAGGGTCAGACCGATCGTGGTGATCACCACGCCGGTCACCACCGGTGGGAAGAATCTGATGATCTGCGCGAAGAACGGTGCGATCAGCAGCCCGATGAGCGAGGCCACGAGCACGGCGCCGAACACGTCGCCGAGGCCACCTCCGCCGTCGAGGATCGCCAGCATGGTGGCCACGCCTGCGAACGAGACGCCTTGGACCAACGGGAGCTGGGACCCGAAGAACGGCAGCCCGAAGGACTGCAGGATCGTCGCCAGTCCGCCGATGAACAGGCAGGAGGCGATCAGCAGGCCGATCTCACCCGGCGCGAGCCCGGCGGCACCGCCCATGATCAGCGGCACGGCGATGATGCCGCCGTACATCGTGAGGACGTGCTGGAGACCGTAGGCGAACGAGGCGCCGATCGAGAGGCGCTCGTCCTCCGGCCTCGTGGGCTTGGTCCTTGTGTCTGGTGCTGCCTCCGCCATGGCGGTCACTCTCCTTTGAGTCTGGTCGGCCCGGGCTGCAATCCTCGGACGACGTCGGGCCTCTGGTCCGGTGGGACCGATGCGGCTGTGGTTCGTCAGTTCCGGCGGACTACGCTCGCCGGGTGGACGTGTGTGGTGTGGTGCTCGCGGCCGGGGCCGGGAGCCGGCTCGGCCTGGGCACGAAGGCACTGTTGCGGTTTCGGGGTACGTCCCTGGTCGAGCACGTCGTCGGTGCGCTCCGGGCCGGTGGCTGTGCCCGGGTGGTCGTGGTGCTCGGCGCGGAGGCGGACCGGGTCCGTTCGGGTACCGAGCTCGGCGACGCCCAGGTGGTGGTGAACGCCGACTGGGCGAGCGGCCTGGCATCCTCGTTCCGGGCCGGGGTGGCGGCCGCACGGGCCGCCGGGCCGGTTCCGGTCCTGATCGCCCTCGTCGACCAGCCCGGCGTCAGCGGCGAGCTCGTGGCCCACCTGCTGGCCGAGCACCGGGCGGGAACGGTCACCGCGGCCCGGTTCGGGCCGGACGCGCGGCCGGGGCACCCGATGGTCTTCGACGCCGACGTCGCCGCCGCGGCGGCCGCTTCGGCAACCGGCGACGAGGGTGCCCGGCGCTACTTGCGCGCCAACTCCGAGGTGCTGCGCCCGGTGGACTGCACCGGGCTCGGCGCAGCGGAGGACGTCGACGTCGCCGGCGACCTGCACCGACTCCGGTCCTGACCAGCGCACCGTCGCTGCCCCGATCAGCAGAAGCCGGTGACGGAGGCCCAGGCGCGCGGCTCCGGCGTGGCGTCCTTGCGCTGCACGGTGGCCTCGATCAGCCCGTACGGGCGGTCCGCCGCGAAGAAGACGACGTTCGGGTTGTCCTGACCGAACGGGCTCAGGTCCACCAGGAAGTGGTGCTTGTTCGGCATCGAGAACTTGATCTCGGCGATCTCCGGGTGCGCCTCGAGGACCGCGATGCCCATCTGGTACAGGGTCTGCTGCAGCGCGTAGGAGTGCTGGGTGGCGAACTGCTCCAGCATGAGCCGGCGAACGTCGTCGAACACCGCGTCGAAGTCCAGGTCGGAACGGGTGTAGCGCCACCGGGCCTTGACGTCGGTGGCCAGGATCCGGTCCGTGGCCTCGGCGAGCGTCGTGTACTTGTCGCGGGTGAAGCCCACGAACTCCGACGCGGTCGACTTCAGCACGGTGAGATCCTGCAGGCCCGCCACGACGAACACGTCGTCGCCGTCGCGCTGGACGACGGCGGTGCGCACCTCGGTGCCGCTCCTGACGAACGAGTGGTCGTGCTCGCCGGCACCGGTGGGGATCCTGACCCAGGAGTACTTCTCGATCTCCCAGCGACCGCCGGAGATCCAGTCGTAACTGGACGTGAAGTGCTCCCCCAGCCGGAGCGCGAACTCCTCCGGGGTGCCGACGCCGTCCCGGGCCAGGGAGTACACGGTGTTCTTCTGGCTGTCGGTGGCGACGCAGTGCGCGTTGTCGCCGTCGGTGTGGATCGCATCCAGGTCGCCGCGCAGCTGTGATGAGACGTTGAAGTCGGTGATCTCGTGGCGTGGCGTCTCCCGCTCGATCCGGACGAGGCGAACCTCGGCCTTGCCGTACTGGTTCTCGCCCAGGACGGCGATGTCGCTGGTGGTGTTGTCGGGCATGTCAGCTCCCTCTGTAGGTGGAGTAGGCGAACGGACTCAGCAGCACCGGTACGTGGTAATGCTGGTTCGGCTGATCTGTCACTGCCACCCGGAAGGACACGGTGACCTCCGGGTAGAACGTGTCGACACCCCGGGCGTCGAAGTAGGCACCGGTGGCGAAGGTCAGCCGGTAGGTGCCCCCGGGCAGCGCTTCGGGCCCGAGGTCGGCGATGCGGCCGTCGTCGTCGGTGGTCCCGGTGGCGACCTCGGCCCAGCCGGAGCCGCCGGAGACGGCGCCCTCGAGGACGACGGCGATCCCGGCGGCGGGGCGACCGGCGGATGCGTCCAGGACGTGGGTGGTGACGTGGGACATCAGTTCGTTCCTTCCAGGACGGACTCGAGGCGGAGCACGGCGATCTCGCGCAGTTGCGACGCGGCGATCCGGCGCTCCTGATCGGGCGTATGGGTGAGCCGCTCGTCGAGGGCGGCGAGGATCTGCGCGGCGCTGCGGCCGGCCGCCCGGATCAGGAACACGTGCCCGAACCGCTCCTCGTAGGCGGCGTTACCGGCACGCAGCCGCTCCTGCACCTCGGCATCGGCATCGATGCCGGACTGCTCACGACGTGACATCGCCGCGTCGGCGGCGCCACCGTCGGCGCGCTCACCGATCCGCGGGTGGCGGGCCAGGGCGGCATCGATCTCCGCATCGGTCCAGGGCTCCGCCGCGGTGCGAGCAGCGGCCAGCGCCTCGGCCACCGTCGCGAACGGCAGCGCGTCGGCGACGGCCCGGGCCCACCGGTCCACGTCCGCGCAGCTGCGCAGCACCGCAAGGGCGTCCTCCCTCGGTGCGGTGTTGAACTCGGCCAGCCTCATCGCTCGGTGCCTTCGCCTTCCGCTTGACTTCCGTATGTCGGAATCTAACTTCTGCTAATCGCAAGTTACTCGGACGATCCGATGGGTGTCAAGAGAACCATCGCGTCGACATGGCGGCGGGCAGACACCCTGAGGGTGCCTGCCCGCCGTCGTCCTCACCCGCCTAGGCCACACCCAGCTCCTCGCGCAGGGCGCGCACGTGCCCCTGGGCGGCCACGTCGTAGGCGACCGAGGCCAGCGTGCCGTCGGGCGCCACCACGAACGTGGACCTATGCACGGAGTCGAACGTCCGGTCGCCGAAGGTGACCGGACCCCACGTGCCGTAGGCCTCGGCGACCGAGTGGTCGAGGTCCGAGGCGAGCGGGAAGGTGAGGTGCTGCTCGGTTGCGAACGTCTGCAGGTCGGCGACCGGATCGGCCGAGAGGCCCACGACGGCGTAGCCGGCGCCCTGCAGCGAGGCCAGGGCATCGCGGAAGTCGCAGGCCTCGGTGGTGCACCCGGGGGTGCTCGCCTTCGGGTAGAAGTACACGATCACACCGTTGGTGGCACCGTCCCTGAGATCGGCGAGGGTGGCCTTCTCCCCGTTGGCGGTCGGCAGGCTGAAG
Coding sequences within:
- a CDS encoding IclR family transcriptional regulator; this translates as MESTPSTETTQPEPREKVASGQVQSVDRAIELLELMADAGGEAALSELAASTGLPLPTIHRLMRTLLSRGYVRQLPSRRYTLGPRLIRLGESAGRQLGAGARPYLTALAAELGETANLAMIDRDMAVYVAQAASRHSMRMFTEVGRRVFTHATGVGKAVLAQLPDATVLEIVARVGMPAATPQTITDPQALLAELAKIRERGYAIDDGEQEIGVRCFAVGVPGAPTPTALSISGPSARVGYDFAETAVPVLQRTAADLAKELISPAG
- the uraH gene encoding hydroxyisourate hydrolase, with amino-acid sequence MSHVTTHVLDASAGRPAAGIAVVLEGAVSGGSGWAEVATGTTDDDGRIADLGPEALPGGTYRLTFATGAYFDARGVDTFYPEVTVSFRVAVTDQPNQHYHVPVLLSPFAYSTYRGS
- the uraD gene encoding 2-oxo-4-hydroxy-4-carboxy-5-ureidoimidazoline decarboxylase — protein: MRLAEFNTAPREDALAVLRSCADVDRWARAVADALPFATVAEALAAARTAAEPWTDAEIDAALARHPRIGERADGGAADAAMSRREQSGIDADAEVQERLRAGNAAYEERFGHVFLIRAAGRSAAQILAALDERLTHTPDQERRIAASQLREIAVLRLESVLEGTN
- a CDS encoding nucleobase:cation symporter-2 family protein; this translates as MAEAAPDTRTKPTRPEDERLSIGASFAYGLQHVLTMYGGIIAVPLIMGGAAGLAPGEIGLLIASCLFIGGLATILQSFGLPFFGSQLPLVQGVSFAGVATMLAILDGGGGLGDVFGAVLVASLIGLLIAPFFAQIIRFFPPVVTGVVITTIGLTLMPVAANWAMGGNAEAEGYGSMANIGLAGLTLAIVLILSKVNSATLSRLSILLAIVIGTIVAAVLGMADFSGVGDGAVVAFPTPFAFGWPTFDVAAIVSMFIVIIVTMTETTADILAVGEVVKTKVNSRRIADGLRADMLSSAVAPVFNSFPQTAFAQNVGLVAITGVKSRFVVSAGGVILVVLGLFPLVGRVVAAIPTPVLGGAGVVLFGTVAAAGIRTLAKVRYENNMNLIIVAVSLAFGLIPVVQPTFYDAFPDWFTIIFHSGISSAALMAVLLNIVFNHIRAGNTDNSSVFVAGTSVRLLKQVDLQSLREGDSVVGGKVVDADGEEVPVVPDDRYEVVRRKVASGEITSRDEVRAVCEE
- a CDS encoding nucleotidyltransferase family protein, coding for MDVCGVVLAAGAGSRLGLGTKALLRFRGTSLVEHVVGALRAGGCARVVVVLGAEADRVRSGTELGDAQVVVNADWASGLASSFRAGVAAARAAGPVPVLIALVDQPGVSGELVAHLLAEHRAGTVTAARFGPDARPGHPMVFDADVAAAAAASATGDEGARRYLRANSEVLRPVDCTGLGAAEDVDVAGDLHRLRS
- the bcp gene encoding thioredoxin-dependent thiol peroxidase yields the protein MSRLDVGDTAPDFSLPTANGEKATLADLRDGATNGVIVYFYPKASTPGCTTEACDFRDALASLQGAGYAVVGLSADPVADLQTFATEQHLTFPLASDLDHSVAEAYGTWGPVTFGDRTFDSVHRSTFVVAPDGTLASVAYDVAAQGHVRALREELGVA
- the pucL gene encoding factor-independent urate hydroxylase produces the protein MPDNTTSDIAVLGENQYGKAEVRLVRIERETPRHEITDFNVSSQLRGDLDAIHTDGDNAHCVATDSQKNTVYSLARDGVGTPEEFALRLGEHFTSSYDWISGGRWEIEKYSWVRIPTGAGEHDHSFVRSGTEVRTAVVQRDGDDVFVVAGLQDLTVLKSTASEFVGFTRDKYTTLAEATDRILATDVKARWRYTRSDLDFDAVFDDVRRLMLEQFATQHSYALQQTLYQMGIAVLEAHPEIAEIKFSMPNKHHFLVDLSPFGQDNPNVVFFAADRPYGLIEATVQRKDATPEPRAWASVTGFC